The Engystomops pustulosus chromosome 7, aEngPut4.maternal, whole genome shotgun sequence DNA window gtgaAAACTAGGAAACTGCTACATGGCCAACTCCAACCCAATGCtagaaaaaggtttaaaaaaattgCTTAAATACCCCAAAGCACCCAAAAAGTCACTAAGCTACAACCAAAAAATGGGAATCAGCCTATGATAAATCTGCAGGAATTTCAGAGAAACTCAACCCAATTACATTGTGGAaaaactttaaccctttcaggaccttgcccttttttgttttttcattttcattttacactccccatgatcaaaaatccataacttttttatttttccatgtccagagctgtgtgactacttgttttctgcgtaacaaattgcacttcatagagatggtatttattattccatgccgtgtactgagaagcaggaaaaacgcatttgtgccgttttcttgtgggcttggatcttacggattacAGTATGCaccccaaatgaaatgtctactttattctttgggtcggtatgattacggggataccaaatttatataggttttataatgttatcatacatttaaaaaaataaaaacctcatgtacaaaaattttgggggggattttgccattttggggctaataacttttttatactttggtgtacagagctgtgggtggtgtcgttttttccggattttgatgatgtttacaatgtgaccttgtgatcactttttatagaattttaaattttttttaaaaatgacaaaaaagtaccattttcgactttggtcacgattttccgttacgggattaaacacagtgagacccaaggctaccatggcaacgtatcgccgctccccgatgacgtcagctttgccggcggcgatcagcgggtaaacacccgcgatcggtactggcaccgatcgcgggtgttaccggtaagcctttgctgcaatatgcagtaaagacttaccggctatggagagggctcagcgcgtgagccctctccatgcacccgcggctgaCCCGTGACGTGCCATTACGTCacaggtcgtgaacgggttaagagTCCCTTGAAGTCATAGCTGTTATGCCCCCCTCACGCccacttcacgccccactggaagGTGGTGgtgagggcaaaataatcgcaagtgctagcaataagccacTGACATGGCGCAGTTAAATATGGCCCAAAGAGtttatttaaaaactttaaaaactctCTGCCTGCGGCCTCTGTGCGCTTACACAGGCCACAGCCTATTATTGAGATTGGGCGCCATGAAGAAATATAAATGTTCCACCCTAATCAGTAATCCTGGGTTTTCTGTCATCTATTGGGGTTCCTGTTTCTCAAATCTCATTCCAGTCATACTGTTCTAAGCCAGAGACCCTCCCTTACACAACCATCACAGATCGAAGCCATCAGGCCTGGCTGCGGAGGAGATGCAGAACCAGGAGCAGGTCCAACCAGGTCCTGTCTTCTGAGCAGGTGCAGAGGCTTCAACAACTCTGATGTGTGGTTTGCTCACAGAAACGGCCAATGAGTAGATGTAATTCCTTCCGGGCACACTGAACCTCAGACAATGACAAGGATGTAATATAAGATTATATTATAGGATTACATTATGCAAAAAAACAACACCTTAAAAGGGACATTACAGGTTTTTTAAATTATCCCACATCACTGGGTACGGGATAATTACCAGAAATGTGACACAGGTAGAATTAATGGTAGATTAGAATCACGATTTCTGTCTTTTGTTCGCCAATTCAAGACGACCTCCGGTGATAAAAGACACTTTTTTTGTAGAAGGAATAGGCATTCtttataaaaacttaaaaaaggcaACACTGCGCCCCTCCTTATCTGAGCGGTCAATGTGCGACCCTTTAAACGGACTTCAAATTAATTCACTGCACATGTAAATTAATAGTTGACGTGTAGTTTCATTTTAGTATGTTCAGTATAAGTACATAAATCTGTACGTAATATTATGACACAGTTCACATGGCGTTATAGCCAATGAGTTTAGAGGTTGAACATATAATTTGGCATATTATCCGGCAAGTCCATATGCGATAACAGTTTAAGGTATTTCACAGCTGGTTGAATATATAAGTTACTTGTCCTTATATAGCTACTTGTTCTGCTGAAAACTGCCAACAACTCACATGTGGTGACATCTCATGGGGACTTCTCACCTCCACCAACTCCAGCTCTTTGCATCTTTTATAAGATGTCGCTCTACTGTTTCTGGCACAGTTTGGTGACCAAGGGAAGACGCTCTCTACTCAGTTGTAGGTGTGTTGCCAATCAAACTCGTACTGTGATGTTGCGGGTAACACCCCCTTCGTCAGACATTAGGAGTTACATATTGGAAACATGTTTTTACTAGACCCATCTTTTGTGAAATTTTTGACCCTTTGAAGGGAACCATTCACTACATCCCTTTACTccaacttggaatttttttcaaccCTCCAccacctatggcagtggtggcgaacctatggcacaggtgccagaggcggcactcagagccctttctgtgggcaccatcaccccagcacaccagacaggaatcATAGAATCcatctgcagttccaagcaacttaaaagatgctgctttcagtcatattttgatacttacttcactacttgggactgtaggaagagggagaatgagtagacagggccgaattatctttggaggacctcctgctggccccaagattctctgtgtgcagagggacactggaaagaagctaaaattatgtaaattttccatctttctactgtgttgctgtcctcaggaggccaatatgattgttgaagaacagggagcagtaaggtactgctttaattttggttggcacctcgcgataaataaagggggtatgggttgctttttgggcactcggctgcttaaaggttcgccatcactgacctagggcaaTCGGTGTCAATAGTTTTGAAACCCAATATGCTAAGTAGGGTCTTTTCTGCTAgatggttgatcctggactaaaGGAGTAagcataggacatgtcttatctttctatcGGCTACGGAAtgatacggtgccgcatgtgtgctgcaccgtacggcgccgtgaggccattgcagtgtatggggacatatatacgccatacagtatatagtctgcagtaTATACGTCTCcaatatgttcgtgtgaatgtagcctaacaatgATGTCTTCTTAGGAATGGTGAGCATGGCTCTACTGTTTTCCAAAATAGCAATGCCTAATGACGGGTGCAAAGAGTTGAtgtggaggtggagagttcccaTGAGATGTCAGCAAAGCAAAGAAAATCACCTTAACTTGTCTTGTTGGGGTCAGAGATCAAAACGCAGAGGTTTTTTCAGCCATTTAGATATATCTGCTATGCATTAATCTATGGCTTATACAAGAAGACATCTCCATACACCTCatagtccacagactcccagttaATGATATTTGCTCTCATTCTTTTCCATTTAGTAATGTACATTGATTCCATCTCCTCGGGGGGAAGTGCCCGATCCCACATGTTAACCTTTCTAATTTCCCCCACAAAAGAAGTTCCTCCATGAGAATAACCAGAGTCCATCTTCTGCCCAAGGACTGCAGAAACAAGTGGGTCTATCAGAAAACCTGGTCTTAATACTTTCCTGGGGAAAAGAATCCCATTGACCATGAAATGAATGACCCCGGTGCTGGATTTCCAGGACACACAGATGTGTTTCCACGTCATGGTCTCATCGCTGCCCTTGTAGTAAAGCACACTCTGATCGATAGCAATGGAGTAATAACCGTTCAATTGAACAAGATTGAACTGGGACCTGGAACCATTAACTAGTTTGAAGAGGGAAGATTTCTCCACTTTGTCTGTGTAGGTCTCCAAGCAGACGGTCATATTCTCCAGTGGTTTGGTGATGGTGGGCTTCAATACCACTTTTGATGTGTCACTGGTTGTAGAAAATAGAAAAGATGCACCTTGCAGATctacaagagaaagaaaaaaaacagggaatGCAGGAGAACCCAGACCTCAGGATCCTGAAATGCAAAAACAAGGAAAGAACGCACCTGCCGGAGAGGGCACTAAGAGTGCATTTTTACTGTAAAGTGGCTTTATCTGGGAATTATTAAGACAGCGTCAGTACTCTGTGGGGGGTTATTAAACGCTTTTGTGGGCAATAAAGGGTGTCAATACTTTGTGTGGGCAAAAATGTGGAAGTTACTGCTGTAATGGGGAACCAAGTGGGCATCCAGTGCATGGGCATTATGAggacattatggggcttatttactaagggtcgcggatcgcactttcgtcagactgttcacagTTTTTGGGATATGCGCAGCTAAGACAGGTATTTATCACGGtgttgtgtcgcacgtgatcggattttggcgcagctgtgctgcttttatgcgacagaaatcgtggggcgtgccatcggacgatccgacagattcggactgagcgcggggtttaagattcaaattgtgtcgcaagtcatgcacttactagaaccaggaagaaggtgaactccagcggacctgaacggggaagcgacacatgcaggatatcgggctcacgatcttagtgaatcgcggcacagggcattatcgacGGACACTCCGTActtcgtgaactccagcggctgggtaagtaaatgctcCCCTATATTATGAGGGGACACTAAGgggcattgtgtgtgtgtgtgggggggctttatatactaCACTTAAGTAACAGGGGGACtgttttagattttatttttctcattactgggttaaagtaaaaaaagagacagtggTAAGTAAACTCTGCAGACATAACTTTTGTTCAGTCATCATTGTGGACTGGGTTACAAGGAAAGGAAAGAAACTATTCCAATCAGAAATTACATTTCCTGTAAATTAACGGATTAAGGGGTTTATATTTCAATTCAAACGGCTTCAAGAAAATACATCCAATGTAAATTCCCCTCGCTTCACTCCGTTTgcttgtaaatagaaggtcatgaactgtaaacagagccATATTTATCTTGAGTGTTTCTATTTTGCGttgtttttttgcacctaaaaggcCACAtgcatcacttgttttttctgttatttttgcgccttttcatactggcgcACTGTTTATGCACCATTTTTgcaattaaacgccaaactagccgcgtagcaaaaataaccacctttccctcatctatcttaccaatccagatgttttgatgcgcctaatgatattcatcacttgcaactttttcatttaggcgcaaagtgggcgcaaaaacactccagcacgaaggtggcgtaaactgagaagaaagcactgagcccctttgcagaacagctcatttcaagcagcaaagctcagccagacactggaacagatcatacagacattacatacactgcagacactagaacagataatacagacattagatacattacagacaggagccgCAGACTCTATTtatagttcatcaccttctatttataaaacattctgcagaatcctcagctcagagcaagagaagtttgcagaactttgcagatactacagacaagtgtaacccatgtaattctgcacagtatcaccagtgtgtctgagggggatgctgtgcagaattacaggggtgcagcaggagaccagcactgggggatcccctccaggagaagcccctgctgaggaggtcactgggtgctgggtgtcacacacctgggtgctgctgaggaggtcactgggtgcagggtgtcacacacctgggtgctgctgtgagtgttatcttcattcttggctgtgggagaagcagagaggagcttgtagcaggatcacatgtaagtgcctgaatctaacattgcgcctaaactgcgccaaaattgcgcctaaactgttttaaagtaaagtgattaataagaggcaggaaattgccttatcacagttggtgataattctggcaaaacagtgcggcagaatttaggtgcaactactacactacgtctcttgctttgagctcaggattctgcagaatgttttgtaaatagaaggtgatgaactgtaaatagagtctacagctcctgtctgtagtgtatgtagtgtctgcagagtatctcatgtctgtattatatgttctagtgtctgcagtgtctggctgagctttgctgctagaaatgagctgttctgcacaggggctcagtgttttcttctcagttaacgccaccttcgggctagagtgtttttgcgcccgtttttgcgcctaaacgaaaacgttgcaagtgattaggtgcagcaaaacatctggattggtaagatagatgagggaaagctggttatttttgctgcgcgactagtttggcatttagtcgcaaaaatggcgcaaaaacggtccgcctgaatgaaaaggcgcaaaaacaacagaaaaaacgagtgatacatgtggcccatggagttacaaaaaaaaaaaaataaatttccccattaaagtctatgggagagtgaaaatctgcatcaatgtgcagtttccatgcagaattctcagtgtctgtagtgtgtgcagtgtctgtagtgtctgtactgtctgcagtgtctgtggtgtctgtagtgtgtgtaatgtgtgtagtttgtgtagtgtctgtagtgtctccagtgtctgtagtgtatgcagtgtctgtaatgtctgtagtgtctgcagtgtctgtagtattttcagtgtctgtagtgtctgtagtatctgcagtgtctgtagtgtgtgcagtttgtgtagtgtctgtagtgtgttcagtgtgggtagtatctgcagtgtgtgcagtgtctgtagtgtgcgcagtgtctgtagtgtgtgtagtgtctgtagtgtctacagtgtctgtagtttctgtggtgtctgtagtgtctgcagtgtctgtggtgtctgtagtttcGGTGGTGTCTgtgatgtctgtagtgtctgtagtgtttgcagtgtctgtagtgaCTGTGGTGTGTGtattgtctgtagtgtgtgtagtgactgtagtgtgtgtaatgtctgtagtgtctgcagtgtcagtagtgcgtgtagtgtgtgtagtgtctttagtttgtttagtgtctgtagtatctgcagtgtctgtaatgtctgtgttgtctgtagtgtctgtagtatctgcagtgtctgtagtgtgtgcagtgtatgtagtgtgtgcattgtatgtagtgtctgtagtgtctgcagtgtctgtagtgtctgcagtgtctgtagtgtgtgtagtgtctgtgtgtAAAAAAGACGTAAGTGGTTAAAATCCATGCACTGCTTACCTttggaaagtctcaaaaaaatctcaaaaaagacaaaaatacatACTTAGCCGAAAAAGTTCacatagtgtctgtaatgtctgcagtgtctgtggtgtctgtagtatctgtagtgtctgtagtgtgtgtagtgtctgcaatgtctgtagtgtctgcagtgtctgtagtgtgcgtagtgtctgcagtgtgcgtagtgtctgtggtgtctgtagtgtctgtagtgtctgaagtgtctgtagtgtgtgtaatgtctgtagtgtctccagtgtctgtaatgtctgtagtgtctgcagtgtgtgtagtgtgtgtagtgtctgtagtgcctgtagtgtgtttagtgtctgtagcatctgcagtgtctgtaatatctgtagtgtctgtagtatctgtcgtgtctgtagtgtctgtagtatctgcagtgtctgtagtgtgtgcagtgtgtgtagtgtctgtagtgtgttcaatttgtgtagtgtctgcagtgtctgtagtgtgtgcagtgtctgtagtctctacagtgtctgtagtgtctgtagtgactgtggtgtctgtagtgtctttagtgtcggtggtgtctgcagtgtctgcagtgtctgtagtgtgtgtagtgtccgcagtgtctgtagtgtctgcggtGTCTGGAGTTTgtgagtgtctgcagtgtgtgtagtgtttgtggtgtctgcagtgtgtgtagtgtctgtagtatctgtagtgtctgcggTGTCTGGAGTTTgtgagtgtctgcagtgtgtgtagtgtctgtggtgtctgcagtgtgtgtagtgtctgtggtgtctgcagtgtgtgtagtgtgtatagtgtctgtagtgtctgcagcgttgtggtgtctgcagtgtgtgtagtgtgtgtagtgtctgtggtgtaaaAAAGGTGTAAGTGGTTAAAATCCATGCACTGCTTACCTttggaaagtctcaaaaaagtctcaaaaaaagacaCAAATACATACTTAGCCGAAAAAgttcacatagggggtcatttactaagggcccgattcgcgttttcccgacgtgttacccgaatatttccgatttgcgccgattgtacctgaattgccccgggtttttggcgcacgcgatcggattgtggcgcatcggcgccggccgaaattggggggcgtggccgaacgaaaacctgacgtattcggaaaaaccgccgcatttaaaaaccgaaaaagtgtcgctcgggaagcgcttaccttcacctggtccgaggtggtgcattccggcgcgttgagatgattttcagcgcagcagcgccacctggtggacggcggaggaactaccttcacaaatcccggccggacccgaatcctgtgcagagaatgcgccgctggatcgcgaatgggccgggtaagtaaatgtgccccatagtgtctgtaatgtctgcagtgtctctagtgtctgtaatgtctgtagtgtctgcagtgtctgtagtattttcagtgtctgcagtgtgtgtagtgtctgttgtatatgcagtgtctgtagtgtgtgtggtgtgtgtagtgtctatagtgtctgtagtgtctgtagtatctgcagtgtctgtagtgtgtgcagtttgtgtagtgtctgtagtgtgttcagtgtgggtagtatctgcagtgtatgtagtgtgtgcagtgtctgtagtgtgtgcagtgtctgtagtgtgtgtagtgtctgtagtgtgtgtagtgtctggactgtctgcagtgtctgtggtgtctgtaatgtgtgtagtttgtgtagtgtctgtagtgtctccagtgtctgtagtgtgtgcagtgtctgtaatgtctgtagtgtctgcagtgtctgtagtattttcagtgtctgtagtgtgtgtagtgtctgtagtatatgcagtgtctgtagtgtgtgcagtttgtgtagtgtctgtagtgtgttcaGTGTGGGTAGTATCTGCAGTgcatgtagtgtgtgcagtgtctgtagtgtgtgtagtgtctgtactgtctgcagaatctgtggtgtctgtagtgtgtgtaatgtgtgtagtttgtgtagtgtctgtagtgtttccagtgtctgtagtgtgtgcagtgtctgtaatgtctgaagtgtctgcagtgtctgtgatGTTTTTAGTGTCGGCAATGTCTTTAGCGTGTGTAGtgtttgtagtgtctgtagtgtctgtggtgtctgtagtgtgtgtagtgcctgcagtgtgtgtagtgtctgtggtatCTGCAGTGTGTATAGTGGTgtagtctgtagtgtctgcagtgtctgcagtgtctgtggtgtctgcagtgtctgtagtgtgtgtaatgtctgtagtgtctccagtgtctgtagtgtgtgcagtgtctgtaatgtctgtagtatctgtagtgtgtgtagtgtctgtagtatctacagtgtctgtattatctgcagtgtctgtaatgtctgtattgtctgtagtatctgcagtgtctgtactgtgtgcagtctctgtagtgtctgcagtgtctgtggtgtctatagtgtgtgtagtgtctgtagtgtctgtgatgtctgtaatgtctgcagagtctgtagtgtctgtggtgtctgtggtgtctttagtgtctgcagtgtctgttactgctgagctctgctgctgcttctcagtttacgccaccttaaTGCGGGAGTGTTTTTGTACCTAAATTGCGCTtaaatgaacaagttgctaatgatgaaatATTATTAGGtgtagcaaaacatctggattggtaggacaaatgagggaaagctggttattgtTGCTGCTCGGATATTTGTTGTTTAGTCGCAAAACAGGCGACACTATGAAAACGTGCAAAAACAATAgaaaaagtgatacatctggcccatcacatgatagataatagatagatgatagataatagataggagatacaaagacatgagatagatagatagatttgagatagatatatagatagatagatagatagatagatagatagatagatagatagatagataatagataggagatacaaagacatgagatagatagatatgagatagatagatagataatagatagatagatagatagatagatagatagatatgagacagatagatagatagatagataggagatagatagatagatagatagatagatatgagacagatagatagatacatagatagatagatagatagatagatagatagatagatagatagatagatagacagacggatatatagatagatattacagTGTAGTGAGACACTTACTCTCTTTGGCACAACATCCAGTGATGACCATAAGGAGCAGAGCTGGGATCTTCATCCTGTACAGAACAAAGATAAGACAATAGAGATTTCTATacatcaccagcatcactcatactccaaatccccatagtcaccagcatcactcatagtccaattccccatagtcaccagcatcactcatactccaattccccatagtcaccagcatcaatcatactccaaacccccatagtcaccagcatcactcatactccaaatccccatagtcaccagcatcactcatactccaaacccccatagtcaccagcatcactcatactccaaacccccatagtcaccagcatcactcatactccaaacccccatagtcaccagcatcactcatactccaaacccccatagtcaccagcatcactcatactccaaatccccatagtcaccagcatcactcatactccaaatccccatagtcaccagcatcactcatactccaaacccccatagtcaccagcatcactcatactccaaacccccatagtcaccagcatcactcatactccaaacccccatagtcaccagcatcactcatactccaaatccccatagtcaccagcatcactcatactccaaatccccatagtcaccagcatcactcatactccaaacccccatagtcacccccatcactcatactccaaatccccatagtcaccaccatcactcatactccaaatccccatagtcaccagcatcactcatactcccattccccatagtcaccaccatcactcatactccaagcccccatagtcaccagcatcactcatactccaaacccccatagtcaccagcatcactcatactccaaatccccatagtcaccaccatcactcatactccaaatccccatagtcaccaccatcactcatactccaaatccccatagtcaccaccatcactcattctccaaatccccatagtcaccaccatcactcatactccaaatccccatagtcaccagcatcactcatactccaaatccccatagtcaccaccatcactcatactccaaatccccatagtcaccaccatcactcatactccaattccccatagtcaccagcatcactcatactccaattccccatagtcaccagcatcactgatactccaaatccccagtcaccagcatcactcatactccaaatccatatagtcaccagcatcactcatactccaaatccccatagtcaccagcatcactcatactccaaacccccatagtcaccagcatcactcatactccaaacccccatagtcaccagcatcactcatactccaaacccccatagtcaccagcatcactcatactccaaatccccatagtcaccagcatcactcatactccaaatccccagtcaccagcatcactcatactccaaatccccatagtcaccagcatcactcatactccaaatccccatagtcaccaccatcacacatactccaaatccccatagtcaccagcatcactcatactccaattccccatagtcaccatcatcactcatactccaaacccccatagtcaccagcatcactcatactccaaatccccatagtcaccagcatcactcatactccaaatccccatagtcacaagcatcactcatactccaaacccccatagtcaccagcatcactcatactccaaacccccatagtcaccagcatcactcatactccaaatccccatagtcaccatcatttctcatactccaaacccccatagtcaccagcatcactcatactccaattccccatagtcaccagcatcactcatactccaaacccccatagtcaccagcatcactcatactccaaatccccatagtcacaagcatcactcatactccaaacccccatagtcaccagcatcactcatactccaaacccccatagtcaccagcatcactcacactccaaatccccatagtcaccatcatcactcatactccaaacccccatagtcaccagcatcactcatactccaattccccatagtcaccagcatcactcatactccaaacccccatagtcaccagcatcactcatactccaattccccatagtcaccagcatcactcatactccaattccccatagtcaccagcatcactcatactccaagcccccatagtcaccagcatcactcatactccaaacccccatagtcaccagcatcactcatactccaaatccccatagtcaccaccatcactcatactccaaatccccatagtcaccagcatcactcatactccaaacccccatagtcaccagcatcactcatactccaaatccccatagtcaccagcatcactcatactccaaatccccatagtcaccaccatcactcatactccaaatccccatagtcaccagcatcactcatactccaaatccccatagtcaccagcatcactcatactccaaacccccatagtcaccagcatcactcatactccaaacccccatagtcaccagcatcactcatactccaaacccccatagtcaccagcatcactcatactccaaacccccatagtcaccagcatcactcatactccaaacccccatagtcaccagcatcactcatactccaattccccatagtcaccagcatcactcatactccaaatccccatagtcaccaccatcactcatactccaaa harbors:
- the LOC140069439 gene encoding female protein-like isoform X2 gives rise to the protein MLCQREMKIPALLLMVITGCCAKENLQGASFLFSTTSDTSKVVLKPTITKPLENMTVCLETYTDKVEKSSLFKLVNGSRSQFNLVQLNGYYSIAIDQSVLYYKGSDETMTWKHICVSWKSSTGVIHFMVNGILFPRKVLRPGFLIDPLVSAVLGQKMDSGYSHGGTSFVGEIRKVNMWDRALPPEEMESMYITKWKRMRANIINWESVDYEVYGDVFLYKP